In Aquiflexum balticum DSM 16537, a single genomic region encodes these proteins:
- a CDS encoding NfeD family protein gives MTWLILISLLTIGLILVITEILFVPGTTLVGILGVFVTIGGIYYAFISFDNQFAWIILGLTLLLNFSVLVYGFRSGVWKKFALKESITSRAFDDRLLGLEVGMEGKTISDLKPIGKAEFLNRIFEVKSNSGFISVGSKVFITKLENNTIIVKK, from the coding sequence ATGACATGGCTCATATTAATCAGCTTATTGACCATCGGGCTGATATTGGTGATTACTGAAATTCTTTTTGTACCTGGTACTACTTTGGTGGGTATTTTGGGGGTATTTGTTACTATAGGGGGCATCTATTATGCATTTATTTCCTTCGATAATCAATTTGCTTGGATAATTCTGGGACTTACGCTGTTGTTGAATTTCTCAGTCCTAGTATATGGATTTCGCTCAGGGGTATGGAAAAAGTTTGCGTTAAAAGAATCAATTACCAGCAGGGCTTTTGATGACAGATTATTGGGATTGGAAGTAGGTATGGAAGGAAAAACAATCTCTGATTTGAAACCCATAGGAAAAGCAGAGTTTCTTAATAGGATTTTTGAAGTAAAATCCAATTCAGGTTTTATTTCTGTCGGTTCAAAGGTTTTTATCACTAAATTGGAAAATAATACTATCATCGTTAAAAAATAA
- a CDS encoding BT_3928 family protein, producing the protein MLKQGFLFAIRLFVGGLFIFSGLIKVNDPVGTAIKLEEYFDVFSNDIASFFYLFKEIALPLAVVLVVAEVVLGIMLILGVKLRFTVWSLSILIVFFTFLTFYSAYFNKVTDCGCFGDAIKLTPWESFIKDIILLILIGVLFVFRKDLSNKEKAWAQWTVRISLVLSVALAITAIRNLPFIDFRAYKEGVDITKAMQPSEQLQYNYVMKKGGEEFIFDQYPSDESYEFVEMKLVNEEALPKISDFSVWNADGEYTETLLTGKKALVLVTNMSKLNTSNLDKIDEMIAGIKETDITPVLIAASSEDEIEWLISSRGWEIEGFQGDATVIKTIMRSNPGIMLLDDGVVVKKYHFRNTPSSTEVKELYSK; encoded by the coding sequence ATGCTTAAACAGGGATTCTTATTTGCAATAAGGCTTTTTGTAGGAGGTCTTTTTATTTTTTCAGGATTGATCAAAGTAAATGATCCTGTAGGAACAGCGATAAAACTGGAAGAATATTTTGATGTGTTTTCTAATGACATAGCCTCATTCTTTTACCTTTTTAAGGAAATAGCATTACCTCTTGCAGTTGTTTTGGTAGTGGCTGAGGTAGTTTTGGGAATTATGCTGATTCTAGGAGTAAAATTGAGGTTTACAGTATGGTCTTTGAGTATTTTGATTGTTTTCTTCACCTTTTTGACATTTTATTCTGCTTATTTCAACAAAGTAACGGATTGTGGTTGTTTTGGTGATGCGATCAAATTAACACCTTGGGAATCATTTATTAAAGACATCATTTTATTGATCCTGATTGGGGTACTTTTTGTTTTTAGAAAAGATCTTTCCAATAAAGAAAAAGCATGGGCCCAATGGACCGTAAGAATAAGTTTGGTATTATCTGTTGCACTAGCGATTACAGCTATAAGAAATCTGCCATTTATCGATTTTAGAGCTTATAAAGAGGGTGTTGATATCACAAAAGCCATGCAGCCATCAGAACAGCTCCAATACAATTATGTCATGAAGAAAGGTGGGGAGGAATTCATCTTTGATCAGTATCCTTCAGATGAATCTTATGAGTTTGTCGAGATGAAACTGGTCAATGAAGAAGCCTTGCCCAAGATTTCGGATTTTTCAGTATGGAACGCAGATGGGGAGTATACAGAGACTTTATTGACCGGTAAAAAAGCCCTTGTTTTGGTGACCAATATGTCCAAATTAAATACATCAAACCTGGATAAAATTGATGAAATGATTGCTGGAATCAAGGAGACGGATATTACACCTGTTTTGATTGCGGCATCTTCTGAAGATGAAATAGAATGGTTGATTAGTTCAAGGGGATGGGAAATTGAGGGATTTCAAGGAGATGCTACAGTCATCAAAACGATCATGAGATCCAATCCCGGAATCATGCTTTTGGATGATGGAGTGGTTGTCAAAAAATATCATTTTAGAAATACGCCATCTTCTACAGAAGTAAAGGAATTATACAGCAAATGA
- the cdaA gene encoding diadenylate cyclase CdaA, whose protein sequence is MTLLFKIGFLEISIVNIIDITLVSLLLYQVYKLLRGSVAIKIFLGFLSIYLIYLMVSALRMELLSIILGQFMGVGVIAAIIIFAPEIRKFLLLIGKTSFLSNENFLQELLFWKKRETQAFNINPIIEASKSLSGTNTGALMVISRNSELKFYAESGDIIDAQVSKRLLISIFNKYSPLHDGAVIIYNGKVKAARCILPVTERDIPAQFGLRHRAAIGMSETTDTLVLIVSEETGQVSLSKNGKILHNLSFQELRELLNDYLTGADIDDKFEPISIFERSKLKKITPTSTSA, encoded by the coding sequence TTGACACTACTTTTCAAAATAGGTTTTTTGGAAATATCCATAGTAAATATCATTGATATTACTTTGGTCAGTCTTCTTTTATATCAAGTTTACAAACTGCTTAGGGGAAGTGTTGCGATAAAAATATTTCTTGGATTCCTATCTATTTATTTGATCTACCTAATGGTCAGTGCCTTGAGAATGGAGCTGCTTTCCATTATTCTTGGTCAGTTTATGGGAGTTGGTGTGATAGCCGCAATCATTATTTTTGCCCCCGAAATCAGAAAATTTCTTTTACTGATAGGAAAAACATCTTTCCTCTCCAATGAAAATTTTCTCCAGGAATTGCTTTTTTGGAAAAAAAGAGAAACTCAAGCCTTTAACATCAATCCCATTATTGAGGCATCCAAAAGTTTGTCCGGTACCAATACAGGTGCTTTGATGGTTATTTCCAGAAATTCAGAATTGAAATTTTATGCCGAAAGTGGTGATATCATTGATGCACAGGTATCAAAAAGACTGCTGATCTCTATTTTCAATAAATATAGCCCTCTCCATGACGGAGCGGTAATTATCTACAATGGAAAAGTAAAAGCAGCAAGATGTATTCTTCCTGTCACAGAAAGAGATATTCCGGCCCAATTCGGTCTTAGACACAGGGCTGCGATTGGCATGTCTGAAACAACTGATACATTGGTTTTGATAGTTTCTGAAGAAACAGGACAGGTATCATTATCCAAAAACGGAAAAATATTGCATAATCTCTCCTTTCAGGAATTGAGGGAACTGCTCAATGATTATTTGACAGGAGCTGATATTGATGATAAATTTGAACCCATTTCAATTTTTGAAAGGAGCAAACTCAAGAAAATAACGCCTACAAGTACCAGTGCATAA
- a CDS encoding SDR family NAD(P)-dependent oxidoreductase has protein sequence MSGSNLYIITGSSKGIGDAIVRQLLRDRSNEVIGISRTVEDRNNPHFKHIRINLSNIEILMRGTDEIFPFKEYQKIVLINNAGWIGQINHLGDLEYKNIQKIFEVNTIAPTVLMNAFIKKYRALNQSERIVVNISSGAARKALDGWSCYSSTKAALNMMTEAAQVEAEINKSGIRFFAVAPGVVDTEMQSDIRSAKESSFSALKKFKDLKENNELLSPAKAAEKILYLIQNADKFSGVLQDIRQF, from the coding sequence ATGTCAGGCTCAAATCTTTATATCATCACAGGGTCAAGCAAGGGGATAGGCGATGCCATAGTGAGGCAATTGCTTAGAGACAGATCGAATGAAGTCATTGGGATTTCCAGAACTGTCGAGGATAGGAATAATCCTCATTTTAAACACATCCGGATTAACTTGAGCAATATTGAAATCCTGATGAGGGGCACAGATGAAATTTTTCCTTTTAAGGAATACCAAAAAATTGTTTTAATCAATAATGCCGGATGGATAGGACAAATAAATCATTTGGGTGATTTAGAATATAAGAATATTCAAAAAATATTCGAAGTGAATACCATTGCTCCCACTGTTTTGATGAATGCTTTTATAAAAAAATACCGGGCCTTAAACCAATCTGAGCGGATAGTGGTCAACATCAGTTCAGGTGCAGCGAGAAAGGCTTTGGATGGTTGGTCTTGCTATTCTTCCACAAAAGCTGCTTTGAATATGATGACGGAAGCGGCACAGGTTGAAGCGGAAATAAATAAATCAGGTATTCGTTTTTTTGCAGTCGCACCGGGTGTGGTAGATACAGAAATGCAGTCTGATATCAGGTCGGCCAAAGAAAGCAGCTTTTCTGCCTTAAAAAAATTCAAGGATTTAAAAGAGAACAATGAATTGCTTAGTCCTGCGAAAGCTGCGGAAAAAATACTTTATCTGATTCAAAATGCTGATAAATTTTCAGGTGTACTTCAGGATATCAGGCAATTTTGA
- the proS gene encoding proline--tRNA ligase: protein MSKGLPKRSEDYSLWYNELVKRADLAENSPVRGCMVIKPYGYSIWEKMQAQLDKMFKETGHVNAYFPLFIPKSYLSKEAKHVEGFAKECAVVTHYRLKNSEDGKSVIVDPEAKLEEELIVRPTSETVIWSTYKNWIQSYRDLPLLVNQWANVVRWEMRTRLFLRTTEFLWQEGHTAHATKEEAIAETVQMMNIYAQFAEEHMALPVVKGVKSENERFAGAEDTYCIEAMMQDGKALQAGTSHFLGQNFAKAFDVKFATKEGGLEYVWGTSWGASTRLMGALIMAHSDDNGLVLPPKLAPIQVVIIPIYKTDEESKNISEKANEIITKLRSKGISVKFDDRDTHKPGWKFAEYELKGVPVRIAMGPRDLENNSVEIARRDTLSKEIVNLEGVKIEEYISELLDIIQKAIFEKALNFKHEMTTEVDSWKEFESLLENKGGFLSAHWDGTNETEEKIKELTKATIRCIPIDRKTEAGKCILTGKPSEGRVLFARAY from the coding sequence ATGAGTAAAGGATTGCCCAAAAGAAGTGAAGACTACTCTTTGTGGTACAATGAATTGGTAAAAAGAGCTGACCTAGCTGAAAACTCCCCTGTAAGAGGCTGTATGGTGATCAAGCCTTATGGGTATTCCATCTGGGAAAAGATGCAGGCTCAATTGGATAAAATGTTTAAGGAAACAGGTCATGTGAATGCATATTTTCCTCTTTTTATACCAAAGTCCTATCTTTCCAAAGAAGCCAAACATGTGGAGGGCTTTGCGAAAGAATGCGCAGTGGTCACACATTACAGACTGAAGAATTCAGAAGATGGAAAAAGTGTAATTGTAGATCCGGAAGCAAAATTGGAAGAGGAATTGATTGTGAGACCAACTTCCGAAACCGTTATTTGGAGTACCTATAAAAATTGGATTCAATCTTACAGGGATCTGCCTTTATTGGTCAATCAATGGGCGAACGTCGTAAGATGGGAAATGAGAACCCGTCTCTTTTTGAGAACTACAGAATTTTTGTGGCAAGAAGGCCATACTGCACATGCAACCAAAGAGGAGGCAATTGCAGAGACCGTTCAGATGATGAATATTTATGCACAGTTCGCTGAAGAGCATATGGCCTTACCAGTAGTGAAAGGCGTCAAAAGTGAAAATGAAAGATTTGCAGGCGCTGAAGACACTTACTGTATTGAGGCTATGATGCAGGACGGTAAAGCTTTGCAAGCAGGAACTTCCCACTTCTTAGGTCAAAATTTCGCAAAGGCTTTTGACGTTAAATTTGCTACCAAAGAGGGTGGATTGGAGTATGTGTGGGGAACCTCCTGGGGTGCCAGTACCAGATTAATGGGAGCATTGATTATGGCGCATTCTGATGACAACGGATTGGTATTGCCGCCTAAATTGGCACCGATTCAGGTTGTGATCATTCCGATCTATAAAACTGACGAGGAATCAAAAAACATTTCAGAAAAAGCAAATGAAATCATAACCAAGCTTCGTTCCAAAGGAATTTCTGTTAAATTCGATGATAGAGATACCCACAAACCGGGATGGAAATTTGCCGAATATGAATTGAAAGGCGTGCCGGTACGCATTGCAATGGGTCCTAGAGATTTGGAAAACAACTCTGTTGAAATTGCCAGAAGAGATACGCTTTCTAAGGAGATTGTTAACCTTGAAGGGGTAAAAATTGAAGAATATATATCTGAATTGCTGGATATAATCCAAAAGGCCATTTTTGAAAAAGCGCTAAATTTTAAGCACGAAATGACAACAGAAGTGGATTCTTGGAAAGAATTTGAAAGCCTTCTCGAAAATAAGGGCGGATTTCTATCCGCTCATTGGGACGGAACCAATGAAACCGAGGAAAAGATCAAAGAGTTGACAAAAGCAACTATAAGGTGTATCCCTATAGATAGGAAAACTGAAGCAGGTAAATGTATTTTGACTGGGAAACCTTCAGAAGGACGGGTTCTTTTTGCCAGAGCCTATTAG
- the floA gene encoding flotillin-like protein FloA (flotillin-like protein involved in membrane lipid rafts) — protein MEMTNSAFILFTAFAALILLFIFLYFVPVNLWITAIFSNVKVGIGELIGMRIRKVPPSVIVNSLITATKAGLALTTNDLETHYLAGGNVPNVIRALISADKANITLSFKQATAIDLAGRDVFEAVQISVNPKVINTPNVAAVAADGIQLIAKARVTVRANIAQLVGGAGEETILARVGEGIVTSIGSAQNHKSVLENPDKISKLVLERGLDAGTAFEILSIDIADIDVGTNIGAKLQIDQASADLKVAEAKAEERRAMAVALEQEMKAKTVEMRAKVIAAEAEIPKAISEAFRSGNLGVMDYYRMENIKSDTEMRSSIAGTDTGSGKEGGKSKLGDK, from the coding sequence ATGGAAATGACTAATTCGGCTTTTATTTTATTTACAGCTTTTGCCGCGCTGATTTTACTATTTATTTTTCTCTATTTCGTTCCCGTCAATCTTTGGATTACGGCCATCTTTTCAAATGTAAAAGTCGGGATAGGGGAATTGATTGGGATGCGAATCAGGAAAGTTCCGCCGAGTGTTATTGTGAATTCTCTCATTACTGCAACCAAAGCAGGATTGGCCCTTACTACCAATGATTTAGAAACCCATTATTTGGCAGGGGGAAATGTCCCGAATGTCATCCGGGCCTTAATTTCAGCCGATAAAGCCAATATTACCTTGAGTTTTAAGCAAGCAACGGCCATTGACCTTGCCGGTAGAGATGTGTTTGAGGCGGTTCAGATATCAGTTAATCCAAAAGTAATCAATACACCTAATGTGGCTGCTGTTGCAGCAGACGGTATCCAATTGATTGCCAAAGCGAGGGTTACTGTTAGGGCCAATATTGCTCAGTTGGTAGGTGGGGCCGGGGAAGAAACCATTCTGGCTAGAGTAGGAGAGGGTATTGTTACTTCGATTGGTTCTGCACAAAATCACAAAAGTGTTCTTGAAAATCCGGACAAGATATCTAAACTGGTCTTGGAAAGAGGCTTAGATGCCGGTACTGCTTTCGAAATTTTATCCATCGATATTGCGGATATAGATGTAGGTACTAACATTGGTGCGAAATTACAGATTGACCAAGCATCGGCAGATTTGAAAGTTGCTGAAGCCAAGGCTGAGGAAAGAAGGGCTATGGCAGTGGCTTTGGAGCAGGAAATGAAAGCAAAAACAGTGGAAATGAGAGCAAAAGTAATTGCTGCTGAAGCAGAAATCCCCAAGGCAATATCTGAGGCCTTTAGGAGTGGCAATCTTGGAGTGATGGATTATTACAGAATGGAAAATATTAAATCTGATACAGAAATGAGATCATCTATTGCAGGTACCGATACGGGAAGTGGCAAAGAAGGCGGTAAAAGTAAGTTGGGAGATAAATAG
- a CDS encoding DUF1599 domain-containing protein, translated as MKTQTTSEYNQVIHLCKELFKKKTIDYGTAWRILRLPSITDQIFIKAQRIRSIQEKGNQKVNDPIADEFVGIINYCIIALIQIGLLKDDRMEFSYEELEPLYDHWVASTKGLLENKNHDYGEAWRDMRISSMTDIILMKLYRIKQIEDNQGKTLVSEGIEANYQDMINYAVFCLIKLGYHA; from the coding sequence TTGAAAACTCAAACCACGAGCGAATATAATCAAGTTATCCACCTTTGTAAAGAACTATTCAAGAAGAAAACCATCGACTATGGTACAGCTTGGAGAATTTTGAGGCTGCCATCCATTACCGATCAGATTTTTATCAAAGCCCAGAGAATAAGATCCATTCAGGAAAAAGGAAATCAAAAGGTCAACGACCCCATTGCAGACGAGTTTGTAGGTATTATAAATTACTGCATTATTGCGCTGATCCAAATTGGTCTTTTGAAGGACGATAGGATGGAGTTTTCTTATGAGGAATTAGAGCCCTTGTATGACCATTGGGTAGCTTCAACAAAGGGCTTGTTGGAAAATAAAAATCATGATTATGGAGAAGCGTGGAGAGATATGCGCATTTCTTCGATGACAGATATTATTTTGATGAAATTATATAGAATAAAACAAATTGAAGATAACCAAGGAAAGACTTTGGTTTCCGAGGGAATTGAAGCCAACTATCAGGACATGATCAATTATGCGGTATTTTGCTTAATTAAATTAGGGTATCATGCTTAA
- a CDS encoding OmpP1/FadL family transporter — protein MISSKKFLFFAFFTSFALGTSFAQIGYYEDALRFGQFRSTGSARINGLGGAQMSLGGDISNIHTNPAGLGFFRRSEFSFTSAFGTWISETNYLSQIQEDRTGNFAIPNLSVVISNPKGPLSTGAFRGGTFGISFNRTNHFNNQFGYFSDFEGETSIIDHFLQQASGIPENQIENFGLTGLAYQTFLINPITEDEAGNPINNPTEYFSFVGGFPFQDETVIREGRTRQTSFSYGANFHNKFFIGAGLGLSFINFLQEKFYTEEFFDEPLLNSRIDEFLRINGFGANLNFGLIYKPIDQINLGFNFQSPTWYNFSEDYEARMVNDYDNFFFEPENITLGREEALTPLIISSYNLNTPLRLSGGATIFLGKNGFITADIDYLDYSAMRISSRDFNASADNQTINSLYGTTLNYRAGAEFRFDIWRIRGGYAYYGDPFVNSNFDRSTQQFSGGFGARLQKFYVDFALIASQFDQLYNSYEFIDNGQNIGPIIEIRNTRTTGFLTFGFNF, from the coding sequence ATGATTTCTTCCAAAAAGTTTTTATTCTTTGCTTTCTTTACTTCATTCGCACTTGGGACATCCTTTGCTCAGATAGGCTATTACGAAGATGCCTTGCGTTTCGGCCAATTTAGATCTACAGGTTCAGCTAGGATCAATGGATTGGGCGGAGCCCAAATGTCTTTAGGAGGCGATATATCAAATATACATACCAATCCGGCAGGATTGGGCTTTTTCAGAAGATCTGAATTCAGTTTCACCTCGGCTTTTGGCACATGGATATCAGAAACGAACTACCTCAGTCAAATCCAGGAAGACAGAACAGGGAACTTTGCAATACCAAATCTTAGCGTGGTAATCAGTAATCCAAAAGGACCTTTAAGCACAGGGGCATTTAGAGGCGGGACTTTTGGAATAAGCTTCAATAGGACCAACCATTTCAATAATCAGTTTGGATATTTTTCTGATTTTGAGGGAGAGACATCAATCATTGATCATTTCTTACAACAGGCAAGCGGTATCCCGGAAAATCAAATTGAAAATTTCGGATTGACAGGCCTTGCTTACCAGACCTTCCTGATCAATCCCATAACAGAAGATGAAGCAGGTAACCCTATCAATAATCCGACAGAGTATTTTTCATTCGTAGGCGGATTTCCTTTTCAGGATGAAACGGTAATTCGAGAAGGGAGAACAAGACAGACTAGTTTTTCTTACGGTGCTAATTTTCACAACAAATTTTTCATAGGAGCAGGATTGGGATTGTCTTTTATTAACTTTCTCCAAGAAAAATTCTACACTGAGGAGTTCTTTGACGAACCATTATTAAATTCCAGAATAGATGAATTTTTAAGGATCAATGGATTCGGAGCAAACCTGAATTTTGGTCTTATTTACAAACCAATTGATCAGATTAATCTTGGTTTCAATTTCCAATCCCCAACTTGGTATAATTTCAGTGAAGACTATGAGGCAAGAATGGTCAATGATTATGACAACTTCTTTTTTGAACCGGAAAATATAACTCTTGGGAGGGAAGAGGCCCTAACTCCGTTAATAATCAGTAGTTACAATTTAAATACACCTCTAAGATTAAGTGGTGGAGCGACCATTTTCCTAGGTAAAAATGGATTTATTACGGCAGATATTGACTATTTGGATTATAGTGCCATGAGAATCAGTTCGAGGGATTTTAACGCAAGTGCGGATAATCAGACCATCAATTCACTCTATGGAACCACTTTAAACTACAGGGCCGGTGCAGAATTCAGGTTTGATATTTGGAGGATTCGGGGTGGATATGCTTATTACGGGGACCCATTTGTCAACAGTAATTTTGACCGAAGTACCCAGCAGTTCTCAGGAGGTTTTGGAGCAAGATTGCAGAAATTTTATGTTGACTTTGCATTGATAGCCTCCCAATTTGACCAGCTTTATAATTCCTATGAATTCATTGACAATGGTCAGAATATCGGACCAATTATAGAAATCAGGAATACCAGAACAACCGGATTCCTGACATTTGGATTTAATTTTTAA
- the folP gene encoding dihydropteroate synthase, whose amino-acid sequence MDSPFTSESEDILFRPKITLQSKGKLLLIERPWIMGIMNITPDSFYSGSRFNSSPDLLLKVAEKMIREGADILDVGGYSSRPNAENVSESEELSRTIKGVEAIKNYFPDVLVSIDTFRSKIAVEAVNAGADFVNDISSGELDENMIPLVGKLSVPYISMHMKGNPETMQAQTDYKNVLLEIMNYFSKKMQFCNKAGIKDVIIDPGIGFAKTLKQNYWILRNLAYFKTIQAPILVGLSRKSLIYNSLKIKPEEALNGTTALHMAALLKGANILRVHDVKEAKETVNLYKELYP is encoded by the coding sequence ATGGATAGTCCTTTCACTTCGGAATCCGAAGATATATTATTTCGACCAAAAATAACACTCCAATCCAAAGGAAAGCTACTTTTGATTGAAAGGCCGTGGATCATGGGAATTATGAATATCACGCCGGATTCTTTTTATTCAGGAAGCAGGTTCAATAGCAGTCCTGATTTATTGTTGAAAGTGGCTGAAAAAATGATCAGGGAGGGTGCAGATATACTTGACGTTGGGGGTTACTCCAGTAGGCCCAATGCAGAAAATGTTTCTGAATCGGAAGAATTATCAAGAACAATCAAAGGTGTAGAGGCTATAAAAAACTATTTCCCGGATGTTCTTGTTTCCATTGATACTTTCAGATCCAAGATAGCCGTGGAGGCTGTAAATGCCGGTGCAGATTTTGTAAATGACATCTCATCCGGTGAGTTGGATGAAAACATGATACCTCTTGTAGGAAAGCTTTCAGTTCCATATATTTCAATGCATATGAAAGGTAATCCGGAAACTATGCAGGCCCAAACTGACTACAAAAATGTACTTTTAGAAATAATGAATTATTTTTCTAAAAAAATGCAGTTTTGCAATAAAGCTGGCATAAAAGATGTAATAATTGATCCGGGAATAGGATTTGCCAAAACATTGAAACAAAATTATTGGATTCTCAGAAATTTAGCTTATTTTAAAACAATTCAAGCGCCTATTCTTGTTGGTCTTTCCAGAAAGTCCTTGATTTATAATTCACTTAAAATTAAACCTGAAGAGGCATTAAACGGAACTACCGCATTACATATGGCTGCACTTTTAAAAGGAGCAAACATTTTGAGGGTACATGACGTGAAAGAAGCTAAAGAAACTGTAAATTTATATAAAGAACTATACCCTTGA
- a CDS encoding shikimate kinase — MRVPMKIVLVGMPGSGKSTFGMQLARQLNFVFFDLDKIIEEETGKSISYIFEHDGEGKFRELETIYLEKYLGGIEGFVLATGGGTPCFNDNMELINKKSISVFLDVSLEEIYKRIPKNQSGKRPMFSGLDEGEIILKLKNLHADRERYYRQAKIIISGEDISTEHLMSELMTFFKN; from the coding sequence ATGAGAGTACCAATGAAAATCGTATTGGTTGGTATGCCGGGTTCTGGTAAATCTACCTTTGGAATGCAGTTGGCAAGGCAGTTAAACTTTGTTTTTTTTGATTTGGATAAAATTATTGAAGAGGAAACGGGGAAAAGTATCAGTTATATTTTTGAACATGATGGAGAAGGGAAATTCAGGGAATTGGAAACAATTTATCTTGAAAAATACCTGGGCGGTATAGAAGGATTTGTTTTGGCTACAGGTGGAGGAACCCCCTGTTTTAATGACAATATGGAATTGATCAATAAAAAATCGATTTCCGTGTTTTTAGATGTGTCTTTGGAAGAGATTTACAAAAGGATTCCTAAAAATCAATCAGGTAAAAGGCCCATGTTTTCTGGCTTAGATGAAGGAGAGATAATTCTTAAGCTAAAAAACCTTCATGCTGATAGAGAACGGTATTACAGACAGGCAAAAATCATCATCAGCGGAGAGGATATTTCCACAGAACATTTGATGTCTGAATTGATGACTTTTTTTAAAAATTAA
- a CDS encoding cold-shock protein, protein MLTGTVKFYNDAKGFGFIVDDESQSDVFVHATGLVDKVAQNDKVTYDVKDGKKGLNAINVKKLQ, encoded by the coding sequence ATGCTTACCGGAACAGTAAAATTTTACAATGACGCTAAAGGATTTGGTTTTATCGTTGACGACGAATCCCAAAGTGATGTGTTTGTCCATGCCACGGGATTGGTAGACAAAGTAGCCCAGAATGACAAAGTAACCTATGATGTAAAGGATGGGAAAAAAGGCCTTAATGCTATAAACGTTAAAAAATTACAGTAA
- a CDS encoding SixA phosphatase family protein, producing the protein MKNLVIIRHAKSSWKEPLLNDHQRPLAERGLRDAPKMGNRLKKKGIIPDAMISSDAERAKATALITAESLDFPKEKIRFTPYLYHASASDMLSEIKKTADSVNTLFVFGHNPGENDLIWKLGGEIDNLPTSGQFGFKFDVNTWSDIGKKNAKFWFFDYPKKS; encoded by the coding sequence ATGAAAAATCTTGTAATTATCCGTCATGCAAAATCTTCCTGGAAGGAGCCTCTTTTAAATGACCATCAAAGGCCTTTGGCAGAACGGGGCCTTAGAGATGCTCCAAAAATGGGAAACAGATTGAAAAAAAAGGGTATAATCCCTGACGCAATGATTTCTTCAGATGCAGAAAGAGCAAAAGCCACAGCTTTGATTACAGCTGAGAGCTTGGATTTTCCTAAAGAAAAAATTCGTTTTACTCCTTACCTCTATCATGCTTCCGCATCAGATATGCTATCTGAAATCAAAAAGACAGCTGATTCAGTCAATACATTATTTGTTTTTGGACATAATCCCGGTGAAAATGATCTCATTTGGAAACTGGGAGGTGAAATCGACAATCTTCCCACGTCGGGCCAATTCGGATTTAAATTTGATGTCAATACATGGTCTGATATTGGCAAAAAGAATGCGAAATTCTGGTTTTTTGATTATCCGAAAAAATCCTGA